A window of the Hordeum vulgare subsp. vulgare chromosome 5H, MorexV3_pseudomolecules_assembly, whole genome shotgun sequence genome harbors these coding sequences:
- the LOC123452968 gene encoding B2 protein-like has product MAMEGYDREFWQFGDQLRLQTATFSGLSLGDSIWSSPADNNAPRSRNADPGLFSPSPPAAHNNAASKPNNSLNGPGLIGSGKLAFGATTTSKADRYNNVSLPDAKPYANANANAGYGAKPNNANINGNTFGLSKMAASGGAGYSNFNGGNEGVKSYFNKSIGRPASNNSNSSNFNFNGYGGKKGAADGKKKHAKNERGDNNHGAASEKRFKTLPASEALPRNEPIGGYIFVCNNDTMEENLKRQLFGLPSRYRDSVRAIRPGLPLFLYNYSTHQLHGIFEAASFGGANIDPAAWEDKKCNGESRFPAQVRVATRKICDPLEEDAFRPILHHYDGPKFRLELSITEALSLLDIFEDKDDA; this is encoded by the exons ATGGCGATGGAGGGCTACGACCGGGAGTTCTGGCAGTTCGGCGACCAGCTGCGGCTCCAGACGGCCACCTTCTCCGGCCTCTCCCTCGGCGACTCCATCTGGTCGTCCCCCGCCGACAACAACGCCCCCCGCTCCCGCAACGCCGACCCCGGCCTCTTCTCCCCCTCCCCGCCCGCCGCCCACAACAACGCCGCTTCCAAGCCCAACAACAGCCTCAACGGCCCGGGCCTCATCGGGTCCGGCAAGCTCGCCTtcggcgccaccaccaccagcaaggCCGACCGCTACAACAACGTCAGCCTCCCCGACGCCAAGCCCTACGCCAACGCCAACGCCAACGCCGGCTACGGCGCCAAGCCCAACAACGCCAACATCAACGGCAACACCTTCGGGCTCAGCAAGATGGCCGCCAGCGGCGGGGCCGGCTACAGCAACTTCAACGGCGGCAACGAGGGGGTCAAGAGCTACTTCAACAAGTCCATCGGCAGGCCggccagcaacaacagcaacagcagcaacttcAACTTCAACGGCTACGGCGGCAAGAAGGGCGCCGCGGACGGCAAGAAGAAGCACGCCAAGAACGAGAGAGGGGACAACAACCACGGCGCCGCCTCGGAGAAGCGGTTCAAGACGCTGCCGGCGTCCGAGGCGCTGCCTAGGAACGAGCCCATCGGCGGCTACATCTTCGTCTGCAACAACGACACCATGGAGGAGAACCTCAAGAGGCAGCTCTTCG GGTTGCCATCCAGATACAGAGATTCAGTGAGGGCGATCAGGCCGGGGCTGCCCCTCTTCCTCTACAACTACTCCACCCACCAGCTCCACGGCATCTTCGAG GCCGCGAGCTTTGGCGGAGCAAACATCGACCCGGCGGCGTGGGAGGACAAGAAGTGCAACGGCGAGTCCCGCTTCCCTGCACAG GTGAGGGTGGCCACAAGGAAGATCTGCGACCCACTGGAGGAGGACGCATTCCGCCCTATCCTGCACCACTACGACGGGCCCAAGTTCCGGCTCGAGCTCAGCATCACCGAGGCTCTCTCCCTCCTTGATATATTTGAAGACAAGGATGATGCATGA